One window of the Alphaproteobacteria bacterium genome contains the following:
- a CDS encoding GGDEF domain-containing protein gives MARTSGATRASSVQATDAYGTAAPARQVDDTVSVMGIPQAEITPKVRDALMNLMAEVDQMRRELQVARERLANLERLADRDPLIPIANRRAFVRELTRNMALAERYGTPSSVVYIDVNDFKEINDTYGHSAGDEALKHVADLLLSSVRESDVVGRLGGDEFGVILDRTDQSTAREKAEHLAQAIMKVPMDHQGRAVPIHVAVGVYTFTGAEDVGHALAAADRDMYAHKKRMKSNGGSS, from the coding sequence GTGGCACGGACTTCCGGCGCGACCCGCGCGTCGTCCGTTCAGGCGACCGACGCCTACGGGACAGCCGCGCCTGCTCGTCAGGTCGATGACACTGTCTCGGTCATGGGGATCCCGCAGGCCGAGATCACGCCAAAGGTTCGCGACGCACTGATGAATCTGATGGCCGAGGTCGACCAGATGCGCCGCGAGCTCCAGGTCGCCCGGGAGCGACTGGCCAATCTGGAAAGGCTGGCCGATCGCGACCCGCTCATCCCGATTGCCAATCGGCGCGCATTTGTGCGCGAACTCACCAGAAATATGGCTTTGGCCGAGCGCTACGGAACGCCATCGTCGGTTGTGTATATCGACGTCAACGACTTCAAAGAAATCAACGATACGTACGGCCACTCCGCCGGCGACGAAGCGCTTAAACACGTGGCCGACCTGCTGCTTTCCAGTGTGCGCGAGTCCGATGTCGTAGGGCGCCTCGGGGGCGACGAGTTCGGGGTCATCCTGGACCGGACCGACCAATCGACCGCGCGAGAAAAAGCAGAGCATCTGGCGCAGGCGATCATGAAGGTCCCGATGGATCATCAGGGCCGTGCGGTGCCGATCCATGTTGCGGTAGGTGTTTACACGTTCACCGGTGCCGAAGATGTCGGCCATGCGCTCGCGGCGGCCGACCGGGACATGTACGCGCACAAAAAGCGCATGAAATCGAATGGCGGTTCCAGCTAG
- a CDS encoding DUF465 domain-containing protein, with the protein MLLSVMGLELLRQQLVALKTEHRDLDAAVDVLLEHTPFDSLKLQRLKKRKLVLKDQIARLEDQLYPDIIA; encoded by the coding sequence ATGCTACTTTCTGTCATGGGCTTGGAGCTCCTTCGCCAGCAACTCGTTGCACTGAAAACGGAACATCGCGATCTCGATGCGGCCGTTGACGTGCTCCTTGAACATACGCCCTTCGACAGCTTGAAGCTGCAGCGGCTCAAGAAACGAAAACTGGTATTGAAGGATCAGATCGCGCGGCTGGAAGACCAGCTATACCCCGACATCATCGCCTAG
- a CDS encoding TIGR02444 family protein — protein MTTEESLWDFAVRVYGRPGVEAACVELQDSYNADVLVLIYGLWAGTRGKRLSRGDFAAIMSSVAPWQRHTISPLRAVRRALKESADFSNGFEVAARSVGRRVKDLELDAERCELEFLETLGYGEATEKGGATTESNLAIYLSSLDISPHQFGLQQRSLLVAAADRV, from the coding sequence TTGACGACTGAAGAATCACTGTGGGATTTTGCCGTTCGCGTCTACGGTCGACCAGGCGTCGAGGCAGCGTGTGTGGAGCTTCAGGACTCGTACAACGCCGACGTTCTTGTTCTGATTTATGGGCTGTGGGCCGGCACTCGCGGAAAGCGTCTGTCGCGCGGAGACTTCGCCGCGATCATGTCGTCGGTTGCACCTTGGCAGCGCCACACCATTTCGCCGCTTCGCGCGGTGCGCCGCGCTCTCAAAGAATCAGCTGACTTTTCCAACGGTTTTGAGGTGGCAGCCCGATCCGTCGGCAGGCGGGTAAAGGACCTCGAACTGGACGCGGAGCGATGCGAATTAGAATTCCTCGAAACCCTGGGATATGGCGAAGCAACGGAAAAAGGCGGCGCCACCACCGAAAGCAACCTCGCGATCTATCTGAGTAGTCTCGACATTTCCCCGCATCAATTCGGGCTGCAGCAACGATCGTTGTTGGTCGCCGCGGCTGATCGGGTTTGA
- a CDS encoding YdcH family protein → MNDLATVDIEALKAKHHDLDKVIWKEEKRSLPDEERIATLKKEKLQLKDRIALLENRPH, encoded by the coding sequence ATGAACGATTTGGCAACGGTGGATATCGAGGCTTTGAAGGCCAAACACCACGATTTGGACAAAGTCATTTGGAAGGAAGAAAAGCGAAGCCTTCCGGACGAAGAGCGGATTGCGACGCTCAAGAAAGAGAAGCTCCAGCTTAAGGACCGAATTGCCCTACTAGAGAACCGACCGCATTAA
- a CDS encoding acyl-CoA synthetase — MTENKYDDGLAQNPANYTPLSPLTFLRRAAAVFPDRIAIIHGDRRTTYRDFYRRCCQLASALQQAGIRKGDTVAIMAPNVPAMLEAHYGVPMLGAVLNTLNVRLDAKAIAFTLDHGEAKVLLTDREFSATIEAAIADLSTPPRVIDIDDHLAADGDLIGDTDYESFIATGDPAFEWALPADEWDAISLNYTSGTTGNPKGVVYHHRGAYLLATGNILAWHMPAHPVYLWTLPMFHCNGWCFTWSLSINAGTHVCLRRVEAKAIFDAIEQHGVTHLCGAPIVMNMIASAAADHPGFGRTIEIATAAAPPPAAVIGKMEQSGFHVTHLYGLTETYGPAVVSEWNQDWDGFSLEDRAAMKSRQGVTYQVLEDIMVADPETLEPVPADGETMGEVFFRGNVVMKGYLKNAKATDEAFRGGWFHSGDLGVMHEDGYLELKDRSKDIIISGGENISTIEVENTIYGHPSVLEAAVVARPDDRWGETPCAFVTLRPGKTASMQEIIDFCRERMAHFKAPRTVVFTELPKTSTGKVQKFKLREMARNL, encoded by the coding sequence ATGACTGAAAACAAATACGACGACGGGCTCGCACAAAATCCGGCGAACTATACACCGCTGAGCCCGTTGACGTTTCTTCGCCGCGCGGCAGCGGTATTTCCGGACCGCATCGCCATCATTCACGGCGACCGGCGCACGACGTACCGCGATTTCTATCGCCGGTGCTGCCAGCTCGCCAGCGCCCTCCAGCAAGCCGGGATCCGCAAGGGTGACACGGTTGCGATCATGGCGCCCAACGTTCCGGCGATGCTGGAGGCCCATTACGGCGTTCCGATGCTCGGTGCCGTCCTCAACACGCTGAACGTTCGGCTCGACGCCAAGGCCATAGCGTTCACCCTCGATCACGGCGAAGCAAAGGTTCTGCTGACCGACCGCGAGTTTAGCGCGACGATCGAGGCCGCGATCGCCGATCTATCGACCCCGCCGCGCGTGATCGACATCGACGACCATCTCGCGGCGGACGGCGACCTGATCGGGGACACCGATTACGAATCGTTTATCGCGACGGGCGACCCGGCATTCGAGTGGGCCTTGCCGGCGGACGAGTGGGACGCGATCTCGCTCAATTACACCTCCGGAACGACGGGAAACCCAAAAGGTGTCGTCTACCATCATCGCGGCGCCTACCTCCTTGCCACGGGCAATATCCTTGCCTGGCACATGCCAGCGCATCCGGTGTACCTCTGGACCCTGCCGATGTTCCATTGCAACGGCTGGTGCTTTACTTGGTCGCTAAGCATTAACGCAGGCACCCATGTCTGTCTGCGCCGGGTCGAGGCAAAGGCCATTTTCGATGCGATCGAGCAGCATGGCGTCACCCACCTGTGCGGCGCCCCGATCGTGATGAACATGATTGCCTCGGCGGCGGCCGATCATCCCGGCTTTGGGCGAACGATCGAGATTGCCACGGCGGCAGCGCCGCCGCCCGCCGCCGTGATCGGCAAAATGGAACAATCCGGTTTTCACGTCACGCACCTCTACGGCCTCACCGAGACCTACGGTCCGGCGGTGGTCAGCGAATGGAACCAAGACTGGGACGGTTTTTCGTTGGAAGATCGCGCGGCGATGAAATCGCGCCAGGGCGTGACCTATCAGGTTCTCGAAGACATCATGGTCGCCGACCCTGAAACGCTCGAACCCGTCCCGGCGGATGGCGAAACGATGGGCGAGGTCTTCTTTCGCGGCAACGTCGTGATGAAAGGGTATCTCAAGAATGCCAAGGCAACCGACGAAGCGTTTCGCGGCGGTTGGTTCCATTCCGGCGACCTTGGCGTCATGCACGAAGACGGGTACCTGGAACTCAAGGACCGGTCCAAGGACATTATCATTTCAGGCGGTGAAAACATTTCGACCATCGAAGTCGAAAATACGATCTACGGACACCCGTCGGTACTCGAAGCAGCAGTTGTGGCCCGACCGGACGACAGGTGGGGTGAAACGCCGTGCGCATTTGTCACGCTGCGACCCGGCAAAACCGCGTCAATGCAAGAAATCATCGATTTCTGCCGTGAACGGATGGCGCACTTCAAGGCGCCGCGGACCGTCGTCTTTACCGAACTACCAAAAACGTCGACCGGCAAAGTTCAGAAATTCAAACTGCGCGAGATGGCGCGCAATCTTTAA
- a CDS encoding propionyl-CoA synthetase, producing MTSSYSEVYAAWQGAPEEFWAEQAQGIDWFKPWDRVLDAARPPFYRWFPGGQVNTCYNAVDRHVAAGRGAQLALIHDSPITGAIERLTYLELRDRVARFAGALLGLGVAKGDRVIVYMPAVPEAVIAMLACARIGAVHSVVFGGFAAAELATRIDDCTPKVIVSASCGIEPSRVVAYKPLLDEAIRLAKHKPDNVIVFQREQLVATLEKGRDLDWNDVVERAPAVECVPVGANDPLYILYTSGSTGRPKGVVRDNAGHMVALKWSMSGVYGVNPGECFWAASDVGWVVGHSYIVYAPLLHGCTSVLFEGKPIGTPDAGVYWRVIAEHNVAALFTAPTSFRAIRREDPDGALIDRYDLSGFRTLFLAGERADPDTVQWAEEKLKKPVVDHWWQTETAWAMAANCVGLGMLPVKHGSPTKATPGNEIAILGPDGRPVPAGVDGAIAVKLPLPPASLLTLWNNDEGFLDAYMRDFPGFYKTGDAGHLDDEGYLYIMSRTDDVINIAGHRLSTGAIEEVLAAHPDVAECAVIGIKDSLKGQVPVGLVVLNAGVDKPVAQLSAELVQEVRDKIGPVAAFKVAIVVSQLPKTRSGKILRATMRRIADAEPWAMPATIEDPATLDIVAAAMRQAGLGAAD from the coding sequence ATGACCAGTTCATATTCCGAGGTATACGCCGCTTGGCAAGGCGCGCCGGAAGAGTTCTGGGCGGAACAGGCCCAGGGCATCGATTGGTTCAAACCCTGGGACCGTGTCCTCGATGCAGCTCGCCCGCCGTTCTACCGGTGGTTTCCCGGCGGGCAGGTCAACACCTGTTACAACGCCGTCGATCGGCACGTCGCGGCGGGCCGGGGCGCGCAGCTCGCGCTCATTCACGATTCGCCCATCACCGGTGCCATCGAGCGGCTGACCTACCTCGAATTGCGCGATCGGGTGGCGCGTTTTGCCGGGGCGCTCCTTGGCCTTGGCGTCGCAAAAGGCGATCGGGTCATCGTGTATATGCCTGCCGTTCCCGAGGCGGTGATTGCGATGCTCGCTTGTGCCCGGATCGGTGCGGTGCACTCGGTCGTATTTGGGGGGTTTGCGGCAGCGGAGCTGGCGACACGGATCGACGACTGCACGCCGAAGGTGATCGTTTCGGCGAGTTGCGGGATCGAGCCCAGCCGCGTCGTCGCCTATAAACCGCTGCTCGACGAAGCAATTCGATTGGCAAAACACAAGCCTGACAACGTTATTGTCTTTCAACGCGAACAATTGGTCGCAACGCTCGAGAAAGGACGCGACCTCGATTGGAATGACGTCGTCGAGCGTGCCCCGGCGGTAGAGTGCGTCCCCGTCGGTGCCAACGACCCCCTGTATATCCTCTATACCTCAGGATCGACCGGGCGGCCAAAGGGCGTCGTACGCGACAATGCCGGGCACATGGTCGCGCTCAAGTGGAGCATGTCGGGCGTCTACGGCGTCAATCCCGGCGAATGTTTTTGGGCCGCGTCGGATGTCGGTTGGGTCGTCGGTCACTCTTACATCGTCTATGCCCCGCTCCTGCACGGCTGCACCTCGGTCCTCTTTGAGGGCAAGCCGATCGGCACGCCGGACGCTGGTGTCTACTGGCGCGTTATTGCCGAGCATAACGTCGCGGCCCTGTTCACGGCGCCGACGTCCTTCCGGGCGATTCGCCGCGAAGATCCCGATGGCGCGTTGATCGATCGCTACGACCTGTCGGGCTTCAGGACTCTTTTTTTGGCGGGCGAGCGCGCCGACCCGGATACCGTTCAATGGGCAGAGGAGAAGCTCAAGAAGCCGGTGGTCGACCATTGGTGGCAAACCGAAACCGCCTGGGCGATGGCGGCGAACTGTGTCGGCCTTGGTATGTTGCCGGTGAAGCACGGGTCCCCGACGAAGGCAACGCCCGGCAACGAAATCGCCATTCTCGGGCCCGACGGTAGACCAGTTCCCGCCGGTGTAGACGGGGCGATCGCTGTCAAACTGCCGCTCCCACCCGCGAGCCTGCTGACCCTTTGGAACAACGACGAGGGATTCCTCGACGCGTATATGCGCGATTTTCCAGGGTTTTATAAGACCGGCGATGCCGGTCATCTGGACGACGAGGGTTACCTCTACATCATGAGCCGTACCGACGATGTGATTAACATCGCCGGGCACCGGCTCTCGACGGGTGCAATCGAAGAGGTTCTGGCGGCACATCCCGATGTTGCAGAATGTGCCGTTATCGGCATCAAGGATTCGCTCAAAGGGCAGGTGCCCGTTGGGTTGGTCGTCCTCAACGCAGGCGTCGACAAACCTGTGGCCCAGCTCTCGGCGGAACTGGTGCAAGAAGTACGCGACAAGATCGGACCGGTTGCGGCGTTCAAGGTCGCCATCGTCGTATCCCAGTTGCCGAAGACGCGGAGCGGCAAGATTCTACGGGCAACGATGCGGCGAATCGCCGACGCCGAACCATGGGCGATGCCCGCGACGATAGAGGATCCTGCGACCCTGGATATTGTGGCTGCCGCGATGCGGCAGGCCGGGTTGGGCGCCGCCGACTAG
- a CDS encoding DUF1013 domain-containing protein yields the protein MPHPLMPKATAVWLVDNTSLGFDQIADFCGLHALEVQGIADGEVAVGIVGRDPIANGELTRDELDRCQADRASRLVMLEPEIEMQQRRPGPKYTPLSKRQNRPDAIAWLIKFHPELTDAQVCQLVGTTKPTVVSVRDRSHWNTPNLKPQDPVSLGMCSQTELDSAVQAAAKRLQRKEDRERRAATKVAKEKQAALEAAQEARAASAVPNADAEPASTESASEAKHEDVPDTALGAALARAGVAPPDSGSGNESSGSDT from the coding sequence ATGCCTCATCCGCTTATGCCTAAGGCCACGGCGGTCTGGTTGGTCGACAATACGTCGCTTGGCTTTGACCAAATTGCTGATTTCTGCGGTTTGCACGCCCTGGAGGTGCAGGGGATCGCCGACGGCGAAGTCGCAGTGGGCATCGTTGGCCGCGATCCGATAGCGAACGGCGAACTGACCCGCGACGAGCTCGATCGCTGCCAGGCAGACCGTGCGTCCCGTCTGGTGATGCTCGAACCTGAGATTGAGATGCAACAGCGCCGGCCGGGGCCCAAGTACACGCCGCTGTCGAAACGGCAGAACCGCCCTGACGCGATCGCTTGGCTGATCAAGTTCCACCCGGAACTGACCGACGCCCAGGTTTGTCAGCTGGTGGGGACGACCAAACCCACCGTCGTCTCGGTGCGCGACCGAAGCCACTGGAATACACCGAACCTCAAGCCGCAGGACCCGGTGAGCCTGGGCATGTGCTCGCAGACGGAACTGGATTCTGCCGTTCAGGCGGCGGCGAAGCGCCTCCAGCGCAAAGAAGATCGCGAGCGCCGCGCGGCGACTAAGGTTGCCAAGGAAAAGCAAGCTGCGCTCGAAGCGGCCCAAGAAGCTCGGGCAGCTTCCGCCGTCCCTAACGCTGACGCAGAACCCGCGTCGACGGAGAGCGCGAGCGAAGCCAAGCACGAAGACGTGCCTGACACAGCCCTTGGCGCGGCCTTGGCACGGGCCGGCGTCGCGCCGCCCGACTCTGGATCGGGCAACGAAAGTTCCGGCAGCGACACCTAG